From a region of the Arachis ipaensis cultivar K30076 chromosome B09, Araip1.1, whole genome shotgun sequence genome:
- the LOC107619076 gene encoding E3 ubiquitin-protein ligase CHIP, whose amino-acid sequence MGPSGGALSAAAKQAEQLRIDGNAYFKKDRFGAAIDAYTEAITLCPNVPVYWTNRALCHLKRHHWERVEEDCRRAIQLDNHSVKAHYMLGLALLQKQEHTKGIRELEKALDLGRGANPKGYMVEEIWRELARAKYQEWERTSSKRSWDLQSLKEACESALKEKHSLDMSHMEGFLDDATTSQLEQLEALQRVFSKAAEGDTPTEVPDYLCCRITLDIFHDPVITPSGITYERAVILDHLQKVGRFDPVTREPLDPSQLVPNLAIKEAVQAYLDTHGWAYKV is encoded by the exons ATGGGGCCAAGTGGTGGTGCCTTGTCAGCGGCGGCGAAGCAAGCGGAGCAACTCAGAATAGATGGCAACGCTTACTTCAAGAAAGACCGTTTCGGTGCCGCCATCGATGCCTACACAGAG GCAATTACTTTGTGCCCTAATGTTCCTGTGTATTGGACGAACCGTGCTCTCTGCCATCTTAAGCGCCA TCATTGGGAGAGAGTGGAAGAAGATTGTCGGAGAGCGATTCAGCTTGACAACCATTCGGTTAAG GCTCACTATATGTTGGGACTTGCATTGCTACAGAAACAAGAACATACCAAGGGTATCAGAGAATTAGAGAAG GCTTTGGATCTTGGGAGAGGCGCCAATCCCAAGGGCTATATGgtagaagaaatatggagagagCTTGCGAGAGCAAAATACCAAGAGTGGGAACGGACATCTTCCAAGCGATCGTGGGATTTGCAGAGCTTGAA GGAAGCTTGCGAGTCCGCTCTAAAGGAAAAACACTCTCTTGATATGTCCCACATGGAAGGATTTTTAGATGATGCTACCACTTCTCAATTGGAACAGTTAGAGGCTTTACAAAGAGTCTTCAGTAAAGCTGCAGAGGGTGACACACCTACTGAG GTGCCAGATTACTTATGCTGCAGAATCACACTTGATATTTTTCATGATCCCGTAATCACTCCGAGCGGAATTACATATGAGAGGGCAGTGATTCTTGATCATTTGCAGAAG GTTGGTAGATTTGACCCTGTGACGCGAGAACCACTGGATCCGTCGCAACTAGTACCGAACTTGGCCATTAAGGAAGCAGTGCAGGCATACTTGGACACACATGGGTGGGCCTACAAGGTTTAA
- the LOC107619286 gene encoding uncharacterized protein LOC107619286, whose product MLRLFSSGSYLFESFSNPPFIKALQVFTHATYSTICLAQPKAEKEDPAEKPINATEVLSKWGCSDGELMRIFTRCPALRNADATKIQSKLDLLSAFGIGASDVVKIVNCRPRFFQSRINQSFNERLAYFLSLFETKDLLTKAIVRNPSLLVYDGRVDIEATFALYEELGIKKRDLIQMILLRPTIISRTSFNDDKMEYIRRIGLSKDSKMYKYVVTLIGVSRVETIRDKVANLEKFGLSEDEVFWLLGKSPHILTLSTDKVQRNMTFILATMKLDVKAILRCPLLLCFNIDTVLKPRVLLAMKVHEIDGEQKIRRPPILRALRMTEEKFVNLFIKCHEEEVANELMEFYRRTKNVKRLAESSKKSVRKGFPF is encoded by the coding sequence ATGCTTCGGTTGTTTTCATCTGGGTCTTATCTGTTTGAGTCATTTTCAAATCCCCCATTTATAAAAGCATTGCAAGTTTTTACGCATGCCACCTATTCGACCATTTGCCTAGCCCAACCTAAAGCTGAAAAGGAGGATCCTGCAGAGAAACCAATTAATGCTACTGAGGTTTTAAGTAAATGGGGTTGTAGTGATGGTGAATTGATGAGAATATTCACCCGTTGCCCAGCTTTGCGCAATGCTGATGCTACCAAAATCCAATCAAAACTTGATCTTCTGAGTGCTTTTGGAATAGGGGCATCTGATGTTGTTAAGATAGTCAATTGCAGGCCCCGGTTTTTCCAGTCTCGGATTAACCAATCTTTCAACGAGAGGCTTGCCTATTTCTTGTCATTGTTTGAGACGAAGGATTTGCTTACCAAAGCCATTGTGAGAAACCCTTCACTTTTGGTCTATGATGGTAGAGTTGACATTGAAGCTACCTTTGCACTCTATGAGGAGTTGGGTATTAAGAAAAGGGACTTGATTCAGATGATACTATTGCGTCCCACGATCATTTCAAGGACATCGTTCAACGATGATAAGATGGAATACATACGCAGGATAGGGCTTTCCAAGGATTCAAAGATGTATAAGTATGTGGTAACACTAATAGGTGTGTCACGTGTCGAAACAATTCGTGATAAGGTTGCGAATTTGGAGAAATTCGGTTTGTCTGAGGATGAGGTCTTTTGGCTTCTTGGGAAGTCCCCTCATATTTTGACATTGTCAACTgacaaggttcagaggaacatgACTTTCATTCTGGCCACAATGAAGCTCGATGTCAAGGCAATCTTAAGATGCCCATTGCTATTGTGTTTTAATATTGATACGGTTTTGAAGCCAAGAGTGCTTCTAGCAATGAAGGTACATGAGATTGATGGTGAGCAGAAAATCAGGAGACCTCCGATTCTTAGGGCACTCAGGATGACAGAAGAGAAGTTTGTGAATTTGTTTATCAAATGCCATGAGGAGGAAGTTGCCAATGAGTTAATGGAATTCTATAGAAGAACAAAAAATGTTAAGAGATTAGCTGAGTCATCAAAGAAGAGCGTTCGAAAAGGATTTCCTTTCTGA